From a region of the uncultured Draconibacterium sp. genome:
- a CDS encoding RagB/SusD family nutrient uptake outer membrane protein — MKTKYRIIYIVMALVMASFTFVSCVNDLDTVPLDEDLLTADKLNDDASYKGMLAKCYAALVVGGQKGVDADPDISSIDGGFSSYLRQLWNHQELTTDEAICAWNDGNLRDLHDMDWTPSNEFVTAMYYRITLEIAYCNNLITLTNEQDQFKAYNTEARFLRALSYWHMLDMFGTGPFVTDADPVGSFFFPEQATGQQLFDYIESELLAIENELADPGTNEYGRADKAAAWMLLSKLYLNAETYIGTGKYTECITYTKKIIDAGYSLEPDYQNLFLADNYQRTNEIIFPIVCEGENTQTWGGMTFIIHSTIGGDMPAAESGVDGGWGGNRTTKSFVNLFEDITGETDSRALFWEEGQNLEIGDIFNFRDGYALRKFKNITSDGAVGSNLSHPDTDFPMFRYADALLMYAEAVVRGGTGGDMATAVGYINDIRERAFGDDSGDITQEDLDLDFILDERGRELYWECHRRTDLRRFGKLSGASYIWPWKGAVAAGTSVDAKYDLFPIPNSDINANPNLKQINY, encoded by the coding sequence ATGAAGACAAAATATAGAATTATATATATAGTGATGGCGCTAGTAATGGCCTCGTTCACTTTTGTATCATGTGTCAACGATTTAGACACAGTACCACTCGACGAAGATTTGCTTACTGCCGATAAACTGAACGATGATGCATCGTACAAAGGAATGCTGGCCAAATGTTACGCAGCATTGGTTGTTGGTGGACAGAAAGGTGTTGATGCAGACCCCGACATTAGTAGTATTGACGGAGGTTTTTCATCATACCTGCGCCAGTTGTGGAACCACCAGGAGTTAACCACCGATGAAGCAATCTGTGCCTGGAATGACGGTAACCTTCGTGATTTACACGATATGGACTGGACTCCTTCAAACGAATTTGTTACCGCCATGTATTACCGAATTACGTTGGAAATTGCTTATTGTAACAATCTTATTACACTAACCAACGAACAGGATCAGTTTAAAGCATACAATACAGAGGCGCGTTTCCTCAGAGCTTTGTCGTATTGGCACATGCTCGACATGTTTGGCACTGGTCCATTTGTTACCGACGCAGATCCGGTAGGTTCTTTCTTTTTCCCAGAACAGGCTACAGGACAACAACTTTTCGATTACATTGAGTCGGAATTGCTCGCAATAGAAAACGAATTGGCCGACCCGGGAACCAACGAATACGGACGTGCTGACAAAGCCGCCGCCTGGATGCTGTTATCGAAGCTTTATTTAAATGCCGAAACTTACATTGGTACGGGAAAATATACCGAGTGCATAACTTATACAAAGAAAATTATTGATGCAGGCTACAGCCTGGAACCGGATTATCAAAACCTGTTTCTGGCCGATAATTATCAGCGTACAAATGAAATTATTTTCCCTATTGTTTGCGAAGGAGAAAATACCCAAACCTGGGGAGGAATGACTTTCATTATTCACTCAACCATTGGTGGCGACATGCCTGCTGCTGAATCAGGAGTTGACGGAGGATGGGGAGGAAACCGTACCACAAAATCGTTCGTAAACCTTTTTGAAGATATCACCGGGGAAACAGACAGCCGTGCTCTATTCTGGGAAGAAGGACAAAACCTGGAAATTGGAGACATTTTCAATTTCAGAGACGGTTATGCGCTGCGTAAATTTAAAAACATTACTTCTGATGGCGCTGTTGGTTCAAACTTGTCACATCCTGACACCGATTTCCCGATGTTCAGATATGCTGACGCGCTACTAATGTATGCCGAAGCTGTTGTGCGTGGCGGAACAGGTGGCGATATGGCTACTGCAGTTGGTTACATCAATGATATCAGAGAACGTGCTTTTGGCGACGATTCGGGTGATATTACTCAGGAAGATTTGGATTTAGACTTCATACTGGACGAACGCGGACGCGAACTTTACTGGGAATGTCACCGTCGTACCGACTTACGCCGTTTTGGAAAATTAAGCGGTGCATCGTACATCTGGCCCTGGAAAGGCGCTGTTGCAGCAGGTACATCTGTTGATGCCAAATATGATTTGTTTCCGATTCCAAATTCGGATATAAATGCCAATCCAAATCTGAAACAGATCAATTATTAA
- a CDS encoding SusE domain-containing protein, producing the protein MKKFKYIVIMFLAILVFSCEDDDIIQLNDSAYVPATNIEGLGTTLAISKDKKAETINISYTPASYGVNIVATHKLQFSVSSDFANPVTFDANASDNAFSFTVGALNEFLTETLALPVDAEATVSARIITYSLEGVDTLYSSPVNFSTTPYLDILFAPNTFYLFGDGVGRVAQNNKLRFKKVHSEEAVWTIVWMEATGTFKLCSDVNYKGVIGKVGDPENGEYTLGTVDNRGEDIPVPGTAGYYTVGINLATNKLLIEPANVYICGDNVGAWPTSSVVEENKFQQNTENKTMTLTKSLAGGELRLHVTHPYISGPDWWHAEFIFFDGDIEYREDGGDQDRVSVNAGERTITLDFINQTGKID; encoded by the coding sequence ATGAAAAAGTTTAAATACATAGTCATAATGTTCCTGGCCATTTTGGTTTTCTCGTGCGAGGACGACGACATTATACAACTGAATGATTCAGCGTATGTACCGGCAACCAATATTGAAGGTTTGGGTACCACCCTGGCAATATCGAAAGATAAAAAAGCAGAAACAATTAATATATCCTATACACCAGCATCTTATGGTGTAAATATTGTTGCAACACATAAACTACAGTTTTCGGTTTCTAGTGATTTTGCAAATCCGGTTACTTTTGATGCTAATGCATCCGACAACGCATTCTCTTTTACAGTGGGTGCCCTGAATGAGTTTCTTACCGAAACATTAGCTTTACCGGTTGATGCAGAAGCTACCGTATCGGCAAGAATAATTACCTATTCTCTGGAAGGGGTTGATACGCTGTATTCTTCTCCTGTAAATTTTTCAACCACGCCTTACTTAGATATTCTTTTTGCCCCTAATACTTTCTACCTTTTTGGTGACGGTGTTGGTCGCGTTGCACAAAACAATAAGCTGAGATTTAAAAAGGTTCATAGCGAGGAAGCTGTATGGACAATTGTATGGATGGAAGCTACCGGAACCTTCAAGCTTTGTTCTGATGTAAATTACAAAGGTGTAATCGGTAAAGTTGGAGATCCGGAAAACGGCGAATATACTTTGGGAACTGTTGATAACCGGGGCGAAGATATACCTGTTCCCGGAACTGCAGGCTACTACACTGTTGGCATAAATCTGGCAACCAATAAACTGCTTATAGAACCTGCCAATGTTTACATCTGTGGTGATAACGTAGGCGCCTGGCCAACTAGTTCAGTTGTCGAAGAAAATAAATTCCAGCAGAACACTGAAAATAAGACAATGACTTTAACAAAAAGTCTTGCAGGTGGCGAACTTAGGCTACATGTAACACATCCATATATTTCCGGCCCCGACTGGTGGCATGCCGAATTCATATTCTTCGATGGCGATATTGAATACAGAGAAGATGGAGGTGATCAGGATAGAGTAAGCGTCAACGCAGGAGAACGCACTATTACACTTGACTTTATTAATCAAACAGGTAAAATCGATTAA